The Pseudomonadota bacterium genomic sequence CGCCGCCGTGCCATTGGCCCCTGCCTCGGGCCGTAAGCGCTTGCTAAAACGGAACATCGTCGTCGAGATCGGCGGGGGCCGCTGGGCTTGCCGGAGACGGGGAAGGCGCCGGCGCCCGCTCGCCCGGAGGTTCGTTCTCGAAGGGCACCGTACCCCCGCCACGCGCGCCCAGCATCTGCATCTCGTTCGCGATGATCTCGGTCGTGTACCGGTCATGGCCGTCCTTGTCCTGCCACTTCTTGGTCTGTATCCGCCCTTCGACGAAGATCTGCGAACCTTTGTGCAGGTATTCCTTGACGATATCGGCCAGCTTGCCGAAGAACACCACGCGATGCCACTCGGTGCGTTCTTGGCTCTCCCCGGTCTCACGATCGCGCCAGGTTTCATTGGTCGCCAAGCGCACGTTAGCCACCGCTTGGCCGCTCGGCATGAACCGGACCTCGGGTTCGGCACCGAGATTACCGATGAGAATCACCTTGTTAATA encodes the following:
- the ssb gene encoding single-stranded DNA-binding protein, with amino-acid sequence MARGINKVILIGNLGAEPEVRFMPSGQAVANVRLATNETWRDRETGESQERTEWHRVVFFGKLADIVKEYLHKGSQIFVEGRIQTKKWQDKDGHDRYTTEIIANEMQMLGARGGGTVPFENEPPGERAPAPSPSPASPAAPADLDDDVPF